From Alphaproteobacteria bacterium, the proteins below share one genomic window:
- the metF gene encoding methylenetetrahydrofolate reductase, whose translation MSPDTGPLSHAAPLAEFPARAPRKLAVSFEFFPPKTEAMEQTLWGAVERLAPLKPTFFSVTYGAGGSTRQRTHETVVRIKRETGVDPAAHLTCVGATKAEIDEVARDYWNAGIRHIVALRGDPPSGMGGKYTAHPGGYANAAELVAGLKKIGDFQISVAAYPEKHPDSADTASDLLNLKRKIDAGADRAITQFFFEPDDYLRFRDQAWAMGIHAPIVPGIVPVSNFAQVRRIAGLCGARVPGWLAEMFEGLDDDVETRRMIAATVAGDLCRRLESEGVNAFHFYTLNRADLTFAICHLLGVRPARTPSS comes from the coding sequence ATGAGTCCCGACACCGGCCCGCTCAGCCATGCCGCGCCCCTCGCCGAGTTCCCGGCCCGCGCCCCGCGCAAGCTCGCCGTCTCCTTCGAGTTCTTCCCGCCCAAGACCGAGGCGATGGAGCAGACGCTGTGGGGCGCCGTCGAGCGTCTGGCGCCGCTGAAGCCGACGTTCTTCTCCGTCACCTACGGCGCCGGCGGCTCGACCCGCCAGCGCACGCACGAGACCGTGGTGCGCATCAAGCGCGAGACCGGTGTCGACCCCGCGGCGCATCTCACCTGCGTCGGCGCGACGAAAGCGGAGATCGACGAGGTCGCGCGCGACTACTGGAACGCCGGCATCCGCCACATCGTCGCCCTGCGCGGCGATCCGCCCTCGGGCATGGGCGGCAAGTACACCGCGCATCCCGGGGGCTACGCCAACGCCGCCGAGCTGGTGGCCGGCCTGAAGAAGATCGGCGACTTCCAGATCAGCGTCGCGGCCTATCCCGAGAAGCATCCCGACTCGGCCGACACGGCCTCGGATCTGCTGAACCTCAAGCGCAAGATCGACGCCGGCGCCGATCGCGCCATCACCCAGTTCTTCTTCGAGCCCGACGACTATCTGCGCTTCCGCGACCAGGCCTGGGCGATGGGCATCCACGCCCCGATCGTGCCCGGCATCGTGCCGGTCAGCAATTTCGCCCAGGTCAGGCGCATCGCCGGCCTGTGCGGCGCCAGGGTGCCGGGCTGGCTGGCCGAGATGTTCGAGGGCCTCGACGACGACGTCGAGACGCGCCGCATGATCGCCGCCACCGTCGCCGGCGATCTCTGCCGCCGCCTCGAGAGCGAGGGCGTCAACGCCTTCCACTTCTACACGCTGAACCGCGCCGACCTGACCTTCGCCATCTGCCATCTGCTGGGCGTCCGGCCGGCACGCACCCCGTCGTCCTGA
- a CDS encoding metalloregulator ArsR/SmtB family transcription factor, giving the protein MEDLLLLLRAAAEDTRLRILALAARDQLTVSEFVDILGQSQPRVSRHLKLMVEAGLLERFREGQWAYFRLARHPELAPVVEAIVAKLGAEGDLARLEDLRRRRENRAIAYFRTNAERWDQLRALHIDDAEIEKALVGLLPDDVGSLLDIGTGTGRILEVLARHAERATGIDQSREMLAVARTNLARAGLAQVEIRQADMYALPFASMSLDVVSIHQVLHYAEDPAAVLREAARVLAPGGTALIVDFAPHDLVELRREHAHVHLGFADNQVAGWLSAAGLDAAPPLHLPGKRLMVGIWRATKPRADTAVVPAETGAPLQENSR; this is encoded by the coding sequence ATGGAAGACCTTCTCCTGTTGCTCCGGGCGGCGGCCGAGGATACGCGGCTGCGCATCCTGGCGCTGGCGGCGCGCGACCAGCTGACCGTCAGCGAGTTCGTCGACATCCTGGGCCAGAGCCAGCCCCGGGTGTCGCGACACCTCAAGCTGATGGTCGAGGCCGGCCTGCTCGAGCGCTTCCGCGAGGGCCAGTGGGCCTATTTCCGGCTGGCGCGCCATCCCGAGCTGGCCCCGGTGGTCGAGGCGATCGTCGCCAAGCTGGGCGCCGAAGGCGACCTGGCGCGACTCGAGGATCTGCGGCGCCGGCGCGAGAACCGCGCCATCGCCTATTTCCGCACCAACGCCGAGCGCTGGGACCAGCTGCGCGCCCTGCACATCGACGACGCCGAGATCGAGAAGGCCCTGGTCGGCCTGCTGCCCGACGATGTCGGCTCGCTGCTCGACATCGGCACCGGCACCGGCCGAATCCTCGAGGTGCTGGCGCGCCACGCCGAGCGCGCCACCGGCATCGACCAGTCGCGCGAGATGCTGGCGGTGGCCCGCACCAATCTGGCGCGCGCCGGCCTAGCCCAGGTCGAGATCCGCCAGGCCGACATGTACGCCCTGCCCTTCGCCTCGATGTCGCTCGACGTCGTGTCGATCCACCAGGTGCTGCACTATGCCGAGGATCCCGCCGCCGTGCTGCGCGAGGCCGCGCGCGTGCTGGCGCCCGGCGGCACGGCGCTGATCGTCGACTTCGCGCCGCACGATCTCGTCGAGCTGCGCCGCGAGCACGCCCATGTCCATCTCGGCTTCGCCGACAACCAGGTCGCCGGCTGGCTGAGCGCCGCCGGCCTCGACGCCGCGCCGCCGCTGCACCTGCCGGGCAAGCGCCTGATGGTGGGCATCTGGCGCGCCACCAAGCCGAGAGCCGATACCGCCGTCGTGCCGGCCGAGACCGGCGCCCCGCTGCAGGAGAATTCGCGATGA
- a CDS encoding VacJ family lipoprotein, whose translation MRFGLAVVLVAATTGLGACASQEPGEPWDPLEVPNRFMFAINRTIDMFVVRPLTVTYKFWVPEPIQRGVTNVVHNLGEPVTAINEVAQGEPSRAAQTIARFLVNTTIGILGIFDVAKELGMPPTKEDFGQTIAVWAKAPPEDGGPYLVLPLIGPSNARDAVGLLVDYVIDPFRILTWQLDVEYLMYARAGVTLVDARSRTMQALDDIEKNSVDYYSALRSAYTQRRVAEIRQKGAPQTASIALVASGRPELGFAR comes from the coding sequence GTGCGATTCGGCCTCGCGGTCGTGCTGGTGGCCGCCACCACGGGCCTGGGCGCCTGCGCCTCGCAGGAGCCCGGCGAGCCGTGGGATCCCCTGGAGGTGCCCAACCGTTTCATGTTCGCGATCAACCGCACCATCGACATGTTCGTCGTGCGGCCCCTGACGGTGACCTACAAGTTCTGGGTGCCCGAGCCGATCCAGCGCGGCGTCACCAATGTCGTGCACAACCTCGGCGAGCCGGTCACCGCGATCAACGAGGTGGCGCAGGGCGAGCCGTCGCGGGCGGCCCAGACCATCGCGCGCTTCCTGGTCAACACCACGATCGGCATCCTCGGCATCTTCGACGTCGCCAAGGAGCTCGGCATGCCGCCGACCAAGGAGGATTTCGGCCAGACCATCGCCGTGTGGGCCAAGGCGCCGCCGGAGGACGGCGGCCCCTATCTCGTGCTGCCGCTGATCGGTCCGTCCAACGCGCGCGACGCGGTGGGCCTGCTGGTCGACTATGTGATCGACCCCTTCCGCATCCTTACCTGGCAGCTCGACGTTGAGTACCTGATGTATGCGCGTGCCGGCGTCACCTTGGTCGACGCCCGTTCGCGCACCATGCAGGCACTGGACGACATTGAGAAGAACTCGGTCGACTACTACTCGGCGCTGCGCAGCGCCTACACGCAGAGGCGCGTGGCCGAGATCCGGCAGAAGGGCGCTCCCCAGACCGCGTCGATCGCGCTGGTCGCGTCGGGGCGGCCGGAGCTGGGTTTCGCGCGCTGA
- a CDS encoding ABC transporter substrate-binding protein, producing the protein MTTFRRWVVTCVVASAAMVLAASGAAAQEAAQVVERMASQVLATVKTGASDAEREQQMTQLFRANFDINAIGQMVLGRHWNSATPDQRSRFMTAFEKAEIRAYSGRFKNYQGQTLTVGRVTSNGASQLVDSQLVQPSGGQPIRIVWEIARGKVVDISVEGVSMGMTRRSDFNSYVSRNGLDALIAELERRGG; encoded by the coding sequence GTGACGACGTTTCGGCGTTGGGTCGTGACGTGCGTGGTCGCGTCGGCGGCGATGGTCCTGGCGGCGTCGGGCGCCGCCGCCCAGGAGGCGGCGCAGGTCGTCGAAAGGATGGCGAGCCAGGTCCTGGCGACGGTCAAGACCGGGGCCTCGGACGCCGAGCGCGAGCAGCAGATGACCCAGCTGTTCCGCGCCAATTTTGACATCAATGCGATCGGCCAGATGGTGCTGGGCCGGCACTGGAACAGCGCCACGCCCGACCAGCGCAGCCGGTTCATGACGGCCTTCGAGAAGGCCGAGATCCGGGCCTATTCGGGCCGCTTCAAGAACTACCAGGGCCAGACGCTGACGGTCGGCAGGGTCACCTCCAACGGCGCCTCCCAGCTCGTCGACTCGCAGCTGGTGCAGCCCTCCGGCGGACAGCCGATCCGCATTGTCTGGGAGATCGCCCGCGGCAAGGTGGTCGACATCTCGGTCGAGGGCGTCAGCATGGGCATGACGCGGCGCTCCGACTTCAATTCCTATGTCAGCCGCAACGGCCTCGACGCGCTGATCGCCGAGCTCGAGCGCCGCGGCGGCTGA
- the cysE gene encoding serine O-acetyltransferase: protein MDSNVIARVAAVDPIWTEIREAAQDLARAEPALASLLHAAILSQPRFESALSYHLARMLATSETPAMLIRQTLDEAIAGDPEIGVAARADIVAVYERDPACRSRLDPFLWFKGFHALQTHRVAHWLLGRGRRGMALFLQSRSSSIFGVDINPAARIGKGIMIDHATGVVIGETAVVEDGVSMLQGVTLGGTGKETGDRHPKIRRGVLIGAGAKVLGNIEVGARAKVASGSVVLHPVPAGCTVAGVPAKVVGCVDCDEPALEMDQRI, encoded by the coding sequence ATGGACAGCAATGTCATCGCCAGGGTCGCCGCCGTCGACCCGATCTGGACCGAGATCCGCGAAGCTGCCCAGGACCTGGCGCGCGCCGAGCCGGCGCTGGCCAGCCTGCTACACGCCGCGATCCTCAGCCAGCCGCGCTTCGAGAGCGCGCTCAGCTATCACCTCGCGCGCATGCTGGCGACCAGCGAGACGCCGGCCATGCTGATCCGCCAGACGCTTGACGAAGCGATCGCCGGCGACCCCGAGATCGGCGTCGCCGCGCGGGCCGATATCGTCGCCGTCTACGAGCGCGATCCCGCCTGCCGCTCGCGCCTCGATCCTTTCCTGTGGTTCAAGGGATTCCACGCGCTGCAGACCCACCGCGTGGCGCACTGGCTGCTCGGCCGCGGCCGGCGCGGCATGGCGCTGTTCCTGCAGAGCCGCTCGAGCTCGATCTTCGGCGTCGACATCAACCCGGCCGCGCGCATCGGCAAGGGCATCATGATCGACCACGCCACCGGCGTGGTGATCGGCGAGACGGCGGTGGTCGAGGACGGCGTGTCGATGCTGCAGGGCGTGACGCTCGGCGGCACCGGCAAGGAAACCGGTGATCGCCATCCCAAGATCCGCCGCGGCGTGCTGATCGGCGCCGGCGCCAAGGTACTCGGCAACATCGAGGTCGGCGCGCGCGCCAAGGTCGCCTCGGGCAGCGTCGTGCTGCACCCGGTGCCGGCGGGCTGCACCGTCGCCGGCGTACCGGCCAAGGTCGTGGGCTGCGTCGACTGCGACGAGCCGGCGCTGGAGATGGACCAGCGCATCTGA
- a CDS encoding M23 family metallopeptidase, which yields MNAHRSPSRSLPFVAAKRVLVALAMLFMAACDRTYSGREGTIEYPGSGASPNAVAIYVTKQGDTLDAVASRFGVPRDAIIQRNGLREPYRLRPGTSLALPGARVVDTSAARDAPPPSAPAPAGGPAPAGGRVTSTELPPPSGTPAAAPPPPTSAAPQPPADPAPRMAPPASALPGAAPRFDWPVRGRTLAGFGPRAGGQRNDGIDIAAAAGTPVKAADGGTVVYAGNEVRGLGNLLLVSHTGGYITAYAHLDRMSVAKGATVRKGQTIGTVGTSGGASEPQLHFEIRHRNKPVDPVGLLPR from the coding sequence ATGAACGCGCATCGCTCCCCCTCGCGATCGCTGCCGTTCGTCGCCGCGAAGCGGGTTCTCGTCGCCCTGGCCATGCTGTTCATGGCCGCCTGCGACCGGACCTACAGCGGGCGTGAAGGCACGATCGAATATCCCGGTTCGGGCGCAAGCCCCAACGCCGTCGCGATCTATGTCACGAAGCAGGGCGATACGCTCGACGCCGTCGCCTCGCGCTTCGGCGTGCCGCGCGACGCGATCATCCAACGCAACGGTCTGAGGGAGCCTTACCGGCTGCGCCCGGGGACGAGCCTCGCGCTGCCCGGCGCGCGTGTCGTCGACACCAGCGCGGCGCGCGATGCGCCGCCGCCGTCGGCACCGGCGCCTGCGGGCGGACCCGCGCCAGCGGGCGGCCGTGTCACATCCACTGAACTTCCGCCGCCATCAGGCACACCGGCGGCTGCACCGCCACCGCCGACATCGGCCGCACCGCAGCCGCCCGCCGATCCGGCGCCGCGCATGGCGCCGCCAGCATCCGCGCTGCCCGGCGCGGCGCCGCGCTTCGACTGGCCGGTGCGCGGCCGTACCCTGGCGGGCTTCGGCCCGCGTGCCGGCGGCCAGCGCAACGACGGCATCGACATCGCCGCCGCCGCGGGCACGCCGGTGAAGGCGGCCGACGGCGGTACCGTGGTCTATGCGGGCAACGAGGTGCGCGGCCTGGGTAACCTGCTGCTGGTCAGCCACACCGGCGGCTACATCACCGCCTATGCCCATCTCGACAGGATGTCGGTGGCCAAGGGCGCGACGGTGCGCAAGGGCCAGACCATCGGCACGGTCGGCACCTCGGGCGGCGCATCGGAACCGCAACTGCATTTCGAGATCCGTCACCGCAACAAGCCGGTCGATCCGGTCGGCCTGCTGCCGCGCTGA
- a CDS encoding RidA family protein, protein MMVERINAGPRMSQAVVHGNTVYLAGLTADDSKADVKGQTKQILDKIDALLAKSGTDKSKILSANIWLTDIATWSQMNEVWDAWVAPGNTPARATVEAKLAAPGLKVEIMVQCAK, encoded by the coding sequence ATCATGGTCGAACGCATCAACGCCGGACCGCGCATGAGCCAGGCGGTCGTGCACGGCAACACCGTCTATCTCGCCGGGCTGACCGCCGACGACAGCAAGGCCGACGTCAAGGGCCAGACCAAGCAGATCCTCGACAAGATCGACGCGCTGCTCGCCAAGTCCGGCACCGACAAGAGCAAGATCCTTTCGGCCAATATCTGGCTCACCGATATCGCCACCTGGAGCCAGATGAACGAGGTGTGGGACGCCTGGGTGGCGCCCGGCAACACACCGGCGCGCGCCACCGTCGAGGCCAAGCTCGCCGCGCCGGGGCTGAAGGTCGAGATCATGGTGCAGTGCGCGAAATAG